In a genomic window of Bordetella petrii:
- the dsbD gene encoding protein-disulfide reductase DsbD, producing MHQFMVHARPAWRVWWLGCLALLAWAVLAWRPAAALTEADFLPPEQAFVFSAAMADPGTIELRYRIAPGYYMYRERFGLSISPLGAATLGTPVYPQGDVKYDPTFEKNMEVYHQQVSITVPVTGQQPFSLTVTSQGCADAGLCYPPADHTVRLVPVAGGYAVDGASLASADAGSAAVAGSSATATGLGSLLAAGDLGLADAIGGLGWLKTAGVFWVLGLLLAFTPCVLPMIPILSSIVVGGTDGARPGRWRGLGLAAAYVLGMSVVYTALGVAAGLSGAGLAAWLQTPWVLAAFAVILALLALATFGAFDFQVPGSVQSWLSARSARIPGGRATGALAMGAVSALILGPCVAAPLAGALLYISQTGDVVLGGAALFAMAWGMGVPLLVVGASSGALLPKAGPWMDGVKRLFGMLLLATAWWMLVPVVPTWLQMAGWAFLAIVAAVMLRAFDALPAGAGAPRMFAKGLGLLLALAGLVWLVGAASGGRDVLQPLSHLAQRGGGPAPLAAAGPVEFKRVRTSAELDALLAQSTRPVMLDFYADWCVSCREMERFTFSDPAVASRMSRMLLLQADVTANNADDRELLKRFRLFGPPGILFFAPGGAPIADARVIGFQDAPRFAAVLDRVLAR from the coding sequence ATGCATCAGTTCATGGTTCATGCGCGGCCCGCCTGGCGAGTCTGGTGGCTGGGCTGCCTGGCCCTTCTGGCGTGGGCCGTGCTGGCCTGGCGCCCTGCTGCCGCGCTGACCGAGGCCGATTTCCTGCCACCCGAGCAGGCCTTTGTCTTCAGCGCCGCCATGGCGGACCCAGGAACCATCGAGCTGCGCTATCGCATCGCGCCGGGGTATTACATGTACCGCGAGCGTTTTGGCCTGTCGATCAGCCCGCTGGGCGCGGCCACGCTGGGTACGCCCGTGTATCCGCAGGGCGACGTGAAGTACGACCCCACGTTTGAAAAAAACATGGAGGTCTATCACCAGCAGGTGTCGATTACCGTGCCGGTAACCGGGCAGCAGCCTTTCTCGCTTACCGTCACCAGCCAGGGCTGCGCGGATGCGGGACTGTGTTATCCGCCCGCCGACCACACCGTCAGGCTGGTGCCCGTGGCGGGCGGCTATGCCGTCGACGGTGCGTCGCTCGCGAGCGCCGATGCGGGCAGCGCGGCCGTGGCGGGTTCCTCGGCCACGGCTACCGGGCTGGGTTCGCTGCTGGCCGCGGGCGACTTGGGGTTGGCCGACGCCATCGGCGGGTTGGGCTGGCTCAAGACCGCGGGCGTGTTCTGGGTGCTGGGGTTGCTGCTGGCGTTCACGCCCTGCGTGTTGCCCATGATTCCCATCCTGTCGTCCATCGTCGTGGGCGGCACGGATGGCGCGCGGCCCGGCCGATGGCGCGGCCTGGGGCTGGCGGCGGCCTATGTACTGGGCATGTCGGTGGTCTACACCGCCCTGGGCGTGGCCGCAGGCCTGAGCGGCGCGGGCCTGGCCGCCTGGTTGCAGACGCCCTGGGTGCTGGCGGCCTTTGCCGTCATTCTGGCGCTGTTGGCGCTGGCCACCTTCGGGGCCTTCGATTTTCAGGTGCCGGGTTCGGTGCAAAGCTGGCTGTCGGCTCGTTCGGCACGCATACCCGGTGGCCGCGCCACCGGCGCACTGGCCATGGGGGCCGTGTCGGCGCTGATCCTGGGGCCTTGCGTGGCGGCGCCACTGGCGGGCGCGCTGCTGTATATCTCGCAAACAGGCGATGTGGTGCTGGGGGGCGCAGCGTTGTTCGCGATGGCCTGGGGCATGGGCGTGCCGCTGCTGGTGGTGGGGGCCTCGTCGGGCGCCCTATTGCCCAAGGCGGGGCCGTGGATGGACGGCGTCAAGCGCCTGTTCGGCATGTTGCTATTGGCCACCGCCTGGTGGATGCTGGTTCCTGTCGTGCCGACCTGGCTGCAAATGGCGGGTTGGGCTTTCCTTGCCATCGTGGCGGCAGTGATGTTGCGCGCCTTCGACGCCTTGCCCGCCGGTGCGGGCGCGCCGCGCATGTTCGCCAAGGGCCTGGGCCTGCTGCTGGCCTTGGCTGGGCTGGTGTGGTTGGTGGGGGCCGCCAGCGGCGGCCGCGATGTCTTGCAGCCCTTGTCGCACCTGGCACAACGTGGCGGCGGCCCGGCCCCGCTCGCGGCGGCGGGGCCGGTGGAATTCAAGCGGGTGCGCACCAGCGCCGAGCTGGATGCCCTGCTGGCCCAGAGCACGCGGCCCGTCATGCTGGACTTCTATGCCGACTGGTGCGTGTCGTGCCGTGAAATGGAGCGTTTCACGTTTTCCGATCCGGCCGTGGCCAGCCGGATGTCGCGCATGCTGCTGTTGCAGGCCGACGTCACCGCGAATAATGCCGACGACCGCGAGCTATTGAAGCGTTTCAGGCTGTTCGGCCCACCGGGCATTCTGTTTTTCGCGCCGGGCGGGGCACCCATCGCCGATGCGCGCGTGATCGGTTTCCAGGATGCGCCGCGTTTCGCGGCGGTACTCGACCGCGTGCTGGCGCGCTAG
- the cutA gene encoding divalent-cation tolerance protein CutA, whose protein sequence is MSSDDDIVLVISNAPDLLLAKRIAHVLVEDGLAACVNLGAPVLSIYRWQGEIEGADEIPMWIKTTAGQQQAVVRALARLHPYEVPEIIVVPVIGGSAPYLDWVREQANGKAAH, encoded by the coding sequence ATGTCGTCAGACGACGATATCGTATTGGTCATCAGCAATGCGCCCGATCTGTTGCTGGCCAAGCGCATTGCCCATGTGCTGGTCGAAGACGGCCTGGCGGCCTGCGTGAACCTTGGCGCGCCTGTCCTGTCCATCTATCGCTGGCAGGGTGAAATCGAAGGGGCCGACGAGATCCCGATGTGGATCAAGACCACGGCAGGGCAGCAACAGGCCGTGGTGCGGGCATTGGCTCGCCTGCACCCGTACGAGGTTCCCGAGATTATTGTTGTGCCCGTCATTGGCGGCAGTGCGCCCTACCTGGATTGGGTGCGCGAGCAGGCAAATGGCAAAGCGGCGCATTAG
- a CDS encoding cytochrome c biogenesis protein ResB, with amino-acid sequence MNTTSPPSRPLRSLSSDLFELLGSMRFAVSLLMFICVASVLGTVLVQNRSSSTYIDQFGPFWFEVFDKFSIWHVYNSWWFLAIMGFLVVSTTLCLIRNTPKMLRDARSFREHVRASSLQAFPHRVEMRDAASVDDAVGGIKGLLARLGYAVRERRDGDGVMLAAKKGSANRLGYICAHSAMVIICLGGLLDSELAVRLQVLLAGKKPIVENMLISQVPASGRLSVANPSFRASVLVPEGGQASTAVVMVGDGALVQPLPFTLKLKKFLIDYYSTGMPSRFASEVEVTDPDTGKSFESTIEVNEPLRYKGVTVYQSSFDDGGSSVSLKGYPLVGANDAVFDVEGTVGKSTEITARGADGGARSMTVDITALRPINVEDLTGGTPRGNSLTLGEHVAAVSGSAAGKKNENLRNVGPSVEYRLVDQAGQAHEFMNYMLPVQLDGAAVFLAGVRNSPAESFRYLRIPADADSSLAEFMQLRATLADPAARREAARRFAERNSSEQAERQSLQTAAERALDTFSKGGLQAIADFLQANTPPADLERAADVVIRLIGLSMTELRDVARERAGLPALPDQGPDAERAAQWSRLAVAALSDLNVYPAPVFLTLSNFKHVQASVFQVSRTPGKTAVYIGCLLLVLGVFSMFYIRDRRVWVWIKPAADGAGSDVQAAMTSQKRTLDFHHEFERFKQALSSRNRS; translated from the coding sequence ATGAACACCACTTCTCCGCCTTCTCGACCTCTGCGCAGCCTGTCGAGCGACCTTTTCGAGTTGCTGGGCTCGATGCGCTTTGCCGTGAGCCTGCTGATGTTCATCTGCGTGGCCAGCGTGCTGGGCACGGTGCTGGTGCAGAACCGCTCGTCCAGCACTTATATCGATCAGTTCGGCCCGTTCTGGTTCGAAGTGTTCGACAAGTTCTCGATCTGGCACGTCTATAACAGCTGGTGGTTCCTGGCTATCATGGGCTTTCTGGTGGTGTCCACCACGCTGTGCCTGATCCGCAATACGCCCAAGATGCTGCGCGATGCGCGGTCGTTTCGCGAACATGTGCGCGCCAGCAGCCTGCAGGCCTTTCCGCACCGGGTCGAAATGCGCGATGCGGCGTCGGTGGATGACGCGGTGGGCGGCATCAAGGGCCTGCTGGCCCGGCTGGGCTATGCGGTGCGCGAGCGCCGCGACGGCGATGGCGTGATGCTGGCGGCCAAGAAGGGCAGCGCCAACCGGTTGGGTTATATCTGCGCGCATTCGGCCATGGTGATCATTTGCCTGGGCGGCCTGCTCGACAGCGAACTGGCGGTGCGCCTGCAGGTGTTGCTGGCGGGCAAGAAGCCCATCGTCGAGAACATGCTGATTTCGCAAGTGCCGGCCAGCGGCCGGCTGTCGGTGGCCAACCCCAGCTTCCGCGCCAGCGTGCTGGTGCCCGAAGGCGGGCAGGCCAGCACGGCGGTGGTGATGGTGGGTGATGGCGCGCTGGTGCAGCCCTTGCCGTTCACCCTGAAACTGAAGAAATTCCTGATCGACTACTACTCTACCGGCATGCCCAGCCGGTTCGCCAGTGAAGTCGAAGTGACCGATCCCGACACGGGCAAGAGTTTCGAATCGACCATCGAGGTCAACGAGCCGCTGCGCTACAAGGGTGTGACGGTGTACCAGTCGAGCTTCGACGATGGCGGCAGCAGCGTCAGCCTGAAAGGCTATCCGCTGGTAGGCGCCAACGATGCTGTGTTTGACGTGGAAGGCACGGTGGGCAAGTCTACGGAGATCACCGCGCGCGGCGCTGATGGGGGCGCCCGCAGCATGACGGTCGACATCACGGCGCTGCGGCCCATCAACGTAGAAGACCTGACCGGCGGCACGCCGCGAGGCAACAGTCTGACGCTGGGCGAGCACGTGGCCGCGGTGTCCGGCAGCGCGGCGGGCAAGAAGAACGAAAACCTGCGCAACGTGGGCCCGAGCGTTGAGTACCGGCTGGTCGACCAGGCCGGACAGGCCCACGAATTCATGAACTACATGCTGCCGGTGCAGTTGGACGGCGCCGCCGTGTTCCTGGCGGGCGTGCGCAACAGCCCAGCCGAGAGTTTCCGGTATTTGCGCATTCCCGCCGATGCCGACAGCTCGCTGGCCGAATTCATGCAACTGCGGGCCACCCTGGCCGACCCGGCGGCGCGCCGCGAAGCCGCACGCCGCTTTGCCGAGCGCAACAGCTCGGAACAGGCTGAGCGCCAGTCGCTGCAAACGGCGGCCGAGCGCGCGCTGGATACCTTTTCCAAGGGCGGCTTGCAGGCTATTGCCGACTTCCTGCAGGCGAACACGCCGCCCGCCGACCTGGAGCGCGCGGCCGACGTCGTGATCCGTCTGATCGGCTTGTCCATGACCGAACTGCGCGACGTCGCCCGCGAACGCGCCGGGTTGCCTGCCCTGCCCGACCAGGGTCCCGACGCCGAGCGCGCGGCACAGTGGTCGCGCCTGGCGGTGGCGGCGCTGTCCGATCTGAATGTCTATCCGGCCCCCGTTTTTCTGACGCTGAGCAATTTCAAGCACGTGCAGGCCAGCGTGTTCCAGGTCAGCCGCACTCCTGGCAAGACGGCGGTGTATATCGGCTGCCTGCTACTGGTGCTCGGCGTATTCTCGATGTTTTATATCCGCGACCGGCGCGTGTGGGTCTGGATCAAGCCCGCCGCCGACGGCGCGGGCAGCGATGTCCAGGCCGCGATGACCTCGCAGAAGCGTACACTCGACTTTCACCATGAGTTCGAGCGCTTCAAGCAGGCCTTGTCGAGCCGGAACCGGTCCTGA
- the cyaY gene encoding iron donor protein CyaY: protein MTETEFLALVDQVLDSIESQADDWAASQDVDIETSRSGNVLTLVFEDGTHVVVNSQAAMQEIWVAARSGGFHYRYDGQHWNDTRGGPRLPDALSQICSEAAGVPVAVRL, encoded by the coding sequence ATGACTGAAACCGAATTCCTTGCGTTGGTCGACCAAGTACTGGACAGCATCGAAAGCCAGGCCGACGACTGGGCGGCCTCGCAGGATGTCGATATCGAGACCAGCCGCAGCGGCAATGTGCTGACGCTGGTATTCGAAGACGGCACCCACGTGGTCGTGAACAGCCAGGCCGCCATGCAAGAGATCTGGGTTGCCGCCCGCAGTGGCGGATTCCACTACCGGTATGACGGCCAGCACTGGAACGACACCCGGGGCGGCCCGCGGCTGCCCGACGCGCTTTCGCAGATCTGCTCCGAGGCCGCCGGCGTGCCGGTAGCCGTGCGGCTGTAA
- the yihA gene encoding ribosome biogenesis GTP-binding protein YihA/YsxC — MSLLHRASFFVSAARLDQLPAPGAPEVCFVGRSNAGKSSAINVLCNQRRLAFSSKTPGRTRLINLFGLPDPLSPDQPLGFLVDLPGYGYASVAHREKEKWADVLGGYLRDRSSLAGIVLIIDIRRGITELDRRLADFIAPTGRPVLALLTKADKLPYGQRQRTVFAVRKDLADIGALHTVPFSATERIGLPEATQYIENWISPKVVP; from the coding sequence GTGTCCCTTCTACATCGCGCCTCTTTCTTTGTCTCGGCAGCCCGCCTGGATCAGCTGCCCGCCCCCGGCGCGCCCGAAGTCTGCTTCGTGGGCCGCTCCAATGCGGGCAAGTCGTCGGCCATCAATGTGCTGTGCAACCAGCGCCGCCTGGCCTTTTCCAGCAAGACGCCGGGCCGCACCCGGCTGATCAATCTGTTCGGCCTGCCCGACCCCCTGTCGCCCGACCAGCCGCTGGGCTTCCTGGTCGACCTGCCCGGCTACGGCTACGCGTCGGTGGCCCACAGAGAAAAAGAAAAGTGGGCCGACGTGCTGGGCGGCTATTTGCGCGACCGCTCGTCGCTGGCGGGTATTGTGCTCATCATCGACATCCGCCGCGGCATCACCGAGCTCGACCGCCGCCTGGCCGACTTCATTGCCCCCACCGGCCGCCCCGTGCTGGCCCTGCTGACCAAGGCCGACAAACTGCCATACGGGCAGCGCCAGCGCACCGTTTTTGCCGTGCGCAAAGACCTCGCCGACATCGGCGCGCTGCACACGGTGCCGTTCTCGGCCACCGAGCGCATCGGGCTGCCCGAGGCCACCCAATATATCGAGAACTGGATTTCTCCCAAGGTAGTGCCATGA
- the lptM gene encoding LPS translocon maturation chaperone LptM produces the protein MVLRIVATLAATGLVAACGFKGPLYLPPQPGQSGPEYPDPPKIPAPTTLP, from the coding sequence ATGGTCTTACGCATTGTAGCCACGCTTGCCGCGACCGGCCTGGTCGCGGCCTGCGGCTTCAAGGGTCCGCTGTACCTGCCGCCGCAGCCTGGCCAGTCGGGGCCGGAATACCCCGACCCGCCCAAGATCCCCGCCCCCACCACGCTTCCATGA
- a CDS encoding HIT family protein, with protein MSDTCLFCRIARRQIPAHVVHEDDEILAFLDIQPVRPGHALIIPKQHYPYFEDLPPTLAYRILGLGQQLARAMKTLYRVERVGFMFTGIHVAHAHAHLVPMHHPQDITSTQYIAQKDLQFVMPPQCPAEQLADTAAQLRQALAGS; from the coding sequence ATGTCGGACACCTGCCTGTTCTGCCGCATCGCGCGGCGCCAGATCCCCGCCCATGTCGTGCATGAAGACGACGAAATACTGGCTTTCCTCGACATCCAGCCGGTCCGGCCGGGCCATGCGCTCATCATCCCCAAGCAGCACTACCCATACTTCGAAGACCTGCCCCCCACGCTCGCCTACCGCATCCTGGGGCTGGGCCAGCAACTGGCGCGCGCCATGAAAACCCTGTACCGGGTCGAGCGCGTGGGCTTCATGTTCACGGGTATCCATGTGGCCCACGCCCATGCACACCTGGTCCCGATGCATCATCCGCAGGACATCACGTCCACGCAGTACATCGCCCAGAAAGACCTGCAGTTCGTCATGCCGCCGCAATGCCCCGCCGAACAACTCGCCGACACGGCGGCGCAGTTACGCCAGGCGCTGGCAGGTAGCTGA
- the hemB gene encoding porphobilinogen synthase, with product MNPQIISPAFPISRPRRLRRDDFTRRLVREHTLTVNDLIYPVFVAEGSGLRQPVPSLPGVVRYSPDTLLAAAEECVALGIPVMALFPVIDPALKTPDGAEAANPDGLIPRVVAALKQRFPELGVLTDVALDPYTSHGQDGVIDADGYVLNEPTVQILIRQALVQAGAGVDIVAPSDMMDGRIGAIREALEANQHIHTRIMAYSAKYASAFYGPFRDAVGSASNLGKSNKMAYQMDPGNLDEALREVAADLQEGADMVMVKPGMPYLDVLRRVKDAFRVPTFAYQVSGEYAMIKAAAANGWLDHDKVMMEALLGFKRAGADGILTYFAVEAAKLLKQQ from the coding sequence ATGAATCCCCAGATCATTTCCCCCGCCTTCCCCATCTCGCGCCCGCGCCGGCTGCGCCGCGATGACTTCACCCGCCGCCTGGTGCGCGAGCATACGCTCACCGTCAACGACCTGATCTACCCGGTGTTCGTGGCCGAAGGCAGCGGCCTGCGGCAACCCGTGCCCTCGCTGCCCGGCGTGGTGCGTTATTCGCCCGACACCCTGCTGGCAGCAGCCGAAGAATGCGTGGCGCTGGGCATCCCGGTAATGGCGCTGTTCCCGGTAATCGACCCCGCCCTCAAGACGCCCGACGGCGCCGAGGCGGCCAATCCCGACGGCCTGATCCCGCGCGTGGTTGCCGCGCTGAAGCAGCGCTTCCCCGAGCTGGGCGTGCTGACCGACGTGGCGCTCGATCCGTACACCAGCCACGGCCAGGACGGCGTCATCGACGCAGACGGCTACGTGCTCAACGAACCCACGGTGCAGATCCTGATTCGCCAGGCCCTGGTGCAGGCCGGCGCCGGCGTCGACATCGTCGCGCCCAGCGACATGATGGATGGCCGCATCGGCGCCATCCGCGAAGCGCTCGAGGCCAACCAGCACATCCATACCCGCATCATGGCCTATTCGGCCAAGTACGCCAGCGCGTTCTATGGTCCGTTCCGCGACGCCGTGGGGTCGGCCTCGAACCTGGGCAAGTCCAACAAAATGGCCTACCAGATGGATCCGGGCAACCTCGACGAAGCCCTGCGCGAAGTGGCGGCCGACCTGCAAGAAGGCGCCGACATGGTCATGGTCAAGCCCGGCATGCCGTACCTGGACGTGCTGCGCCGCGTCAAGGACGCTTTCAGGGTTCCCACTTTTGCGTACCAGGTCAGCGGCGAGTACGCCATGATCAAGGCCGCCGCCGCCAACGGCTGGCTCGACCATGACAAGGTCATGATGGAAGCCCTGCTCGGCTTCAAGCGCGCCGGAGCCGACGGCATCCTGACCTACTTCGCGGTAGAAGCGGCCAAGCTGCTCAAGCAGCAATAA
- the rplQ gene encoding 50S ribosomal protein L17, which produces MRHGNGLRKLNRTSSHRLAMFRNMAVSLITHEAIKTTLPKAKELRRVVEPLITLGKEPTLANKRLAFARLRDRAAVVKLFAEIGPRYAARNGGYTRVLKMGFRQGDNAPMAYMELVDRPEVEETEADNAAE; this is translated from the coding sequence ATGCGTCACGGAAATGGTTTGCGTAAGCTCAATCGCACGAGCAGCCACCGTCTTGCCATGTTTCGCAACATGGCCGTTTCGTTGATCACCCACGAAGCGATCAAGACCACGCTGCCCAAGGCGAAAGAACTGCGCCGCGTCGTCGAGCCTCTGATCACCCTGGGCAAAGAACCCACTCTGGCGAACAAGCGCCTGGCGTTTGCCCGCCTGCGCGACCGCGCCGCCGTGGTCAAGCTGTTTGCCGAAATCGGCCCGCGCTACGCGGCCCGTAACGGCGGCTACACCCGCGTGCTGAAGATGGGTTTCCGTCAAGGCGACAACGCTCCCATGGCCTACATGGAACTGGTTGATCGTCCTGAAGTCGAGGAAACCGAGGCCGACAACGCTGCCGAGTAA
- the lysA gene encoding diaminopimelate decarboxylase — MTSPNSTLPGLAGHPHFHYQNGILHAEGVALDALASQLGTPLYVYSRAALAQAWRTYSDAIGTRPVLVCYGMKANSNLAVLKEFARLGAGFDIVSGGELKRVLAAGGNPAKVVFSGVGKQAWEMRAALEAGVKCFNVESQAELQCLSDVAQSMGQRARVSLRVNPDVDAQTHPYISTGLKENKFGIAIESALDAYRTAAALPGLEIVGVDCHIGSQLTDISPYFDALEKLLDLIEQLDAAGIAIQHLDLGGGLGIRYTDEIPPSPKALLDQVFERLQARGMAHLHLVLEPGRSLVGNAGVLLTTVQYLKHAQARNFAIVDAAMNDLLRPALYDAYHGVQPVAPRDGAAIEYDIVGPVCESADWLARQRKLALQAGDVLALESAGAYAMVMASNYNTRARAAEVMVDGSRHYIVRQRETLDDLLRGESTLP, encoded by the coding sequence ATGACATCCCCGAACTCCACGTTGCCCGGCCTGGCCGGCCATCCGCATTTCCATTACCAGAACGGCATCCTGCACGCCGAAGGCGTGGCGCTCGACGCCCTGGCCAGCCAGCTCGGCACGCCGCTGTACGTGTATTCGCGCGCGGCGCTGGCCCAGGCCTGGCGCACGTACAGCGACGCCATCGGCACCCGCCCGGTGCTGGTCTGCTACGGCATGAAGGCCAATTCGAACCTCGCCGTGCTGAAAGAATTCGCCCGCCTGGGCGCCGGTTTCGACATCGTGTCGGGCGGCGAACTCAAGCGAGTGCTCGCCGCGGGCGGCAACCCCGCCAAGGTGGTGTTCTCGGGCGTAGGCAAGCAGGCCTGGGAAATGCGCGCCGCCCTGGAGGCCGGCGTGAAATGCTTCAACGTCGAATCGCAGGCCGAACTGCAATGCCTGTCCGACGTGGCGCAGTCCATGGGGCAACGGGCGCGGGTGTCGCTGCGCGTCAATCCCGACGTCGACGCGCAAACCCATCCCTACATTTCCACCGGCCTCAAAGAAAACAAATTCGGCATTGCCATCGAGTCCGCGCTCGACGCCTATCGCACCGCCGCGGCGCTGCCGGGGCTGGAAATCGTCGGCGTCGACTGCCACATCGGTTCGCAGCTCACCGACATCAGCCCGTATTTCGATGCGCTTGAAAAACTGCTCGACCTGATCGAACAGCTCGACGCCGCAGGCATCGCCATCCAGCACCTCGACCTGGGCGGCGGCCTGGGCATCCGCTATACCGACGAAATTCCGCCTTCGCCCAAGGCGCTGCTCGACCAGGTGTTCGAGCGCCTGCAGGCGCGTGGCATGGCGCACCTGCATCTGGTGCTGGAGCCGGGCCGCTCGCTGGTGGGCAACGCCGGCGTGCTGCTGACCACGGTGCAGTACCTGAAGCACGCGCAGGCGCGCAATTTCGCCATCGTCGATGCCGCCATGAACGACCTGCTGCGCCCGGCCCTGTACGACGCCTATCATGGCGTGCAGCCGGTGGCGCCGCGCGACGGCGCCGCCATCGAGTACGACATCGTCGGCCCGGTCTGCGAAAGCGCCGACTGGCTGGCCCGCCAGCGCAAGCTGGCGCTGCAGGCAGGCGACGTGCTCGCGCTCGAGTCCGCCGGCGCCTACGCCATGGTCATGGCCAGCAACTACAACACCCGGGCGCGCGCGGCCGAGGTCATGGTCGACGGCAGCCGCCACTACATCGTGCGCCAGCGCGAAACACTAGACGACCTGCTGCGCGGCGAATCGACGCTGCCGTGA
- a CDS encoding c-type cytochrome: MKRVLSRMLVASGLMLGASVISSSFAAEGAAAAAKPDATKGAQLFDQGDASRGIVACASCHGAGGNSSIPVNPNLAAQPHEYLAKQLADFQTKQGADKPARNGAGGNPTPMTAMAQNLTPEDMSNVALYLAQQPLKEPATAGQEDLVELGRKIWRGGLPERNVPACASCHSANGAGLPAQYPRLAGQFPAYLEEQLKLFRSGDRANNPVMQEIADRMSDTDIKAVADYAAGLR; this comes from the coding sequence ATGAAGCGTGTGCTGTCCCGGATGTTGGTAGCAAGCGGGCTGATGCTCGGTGCGTCCGTAATTTCTTCCAGTTTCGCTGCCGAAGGCGCCGCGGCGGCTGCCAAGCCGGACGCGACCAAGGGTGCGCAACTCTTTGACCAGGGCGATGCCTCGCGCGGCATCGTGGCCTGTGCGTCCTGTCACGGCGCGGGAGGCAACAGCAGCATTCCCGTCAACCCCAATCTGGCCGCCCAGCCCCACGAATACCTGGCCAAGCAGCTGGCTGACTTCCAGACCAAGCAGGGCGCCGACAAGCCCGCGCGCAATGGCGCCGGTGGAAATCCCACCCCCATGACCGCCATGGCCCAGAACCTGACGCCCGAAGACATGAGCAACGTGGCGTTGTACCTGGCCCAGCAGCCGCTGAAAGAGCCCGCCACCGCCGGCCAGGAAGACCTGGTCGAGCTGGGCCGCAAGATCTGGCGCGGCGGCTTGCCCGAACGCAACGTGCCCGCCTGCGCGTCGTGCCACTCGGCCAACGGCGCCGGCCTGCCTGCCCAGTACCCCCGCCTGGCCGGCCAGTTCCCCGCTTACCTCGAAGAACAGCTGAAGCTGTTCCGCAGCGGCGATCGCGCCAACAACCCGGTCATGCAGGAAATCGCCGACCGCATGTCGGACACCGACATCAAGGCTGTGGCCGACTACGCCGCGGGCCTGCGCTAG
- the ccsB gene encoding c-type cytochrome biogenesis protein CcsB, producing the protein MSASTSSHSSDALWQPALSATGDARVQRGRPDWTDIVFFLLLAVGAGYALTGYGSAMDYYEKIILCGAVFVLTWLGWLWRPLRRLMIACALAAGLALLLYQDDLARAEQVFFLKYLFSSQSAILWMSALFILATVCYWIGIFSRTSAWLGTALTWGAVFAGVTGMLVRWREGHLMGPDLGHIPVSNLYEVFVLFSLITALFYLYYERKYATRALGGFVLLVISSATVFLLWYAFTRDAAQIQPLVPALKSWWMKLHVPANFIGYGTFSLSAMVGFAYLIKQHGTTTSWARLAPLFVLGVLLCVEPMVFRTDGLSATWMVYFGVGVVIVGGILLGRRRIAQALPSLEVLDDIMYRAIAVGFAFFTVATILGALWAADAWGAYWQWDPKETWALIVWLNYAAWLHMRLMKGLRGHLAAYWALVGLLVTGFAFLGVNMFLSGLHSYGEL; encoded by the coding sequence ATGTCCGCCAGCACTTCTTCTCATTCGTCCGATGCCCTGTGGCAGCCGGCACTGTCGGCCACCGGCGACGCGCGCGTGCAGCGTGGCCGGCCTGACTGGACCGACATCGTTTTCTTCCTGTTGCTGGCCGTAGGCGCCGGCTATGCGCTGACCGGTTACGGCAGCGCCATGGACTACTACGAGAAAATCATCCTGTGCGGAGCGGTTTTCGTGCTGACCTGGCTGGGCTGGCTGTGGCGGCCCTTGCGGCGCCTGATGATCGCTTGTGCCCTGGCGGCCGGCCTGGCGCTGCTGCTGTACCAGGATGACCTGGCGCGGGCCGAGCAGGTGTTCTTCCTGAAGTACCTGTTTTCGTCGCAATCGGCCATTTTGTGGATGAGCGCCTTGTTCATCCTGGCTACGGTCTGCTACTGGATCGGCATTTTCAGCCGGACCTCGGCGTGGCTGGGCACCGCCCTGACCTGGGGCGCGGTATTCGCCGGCGTGACCGGCATGCTGGTGCGCTGGCGCGAAGGCCACCTGATGGGTCCCGACTTGGGCCACATTCCGGTCAGCAACCTGTATGAAGTGTTCGTGCTGTTCTCGCTCATCACGGCGCTGTTCTACCTTTACTACGAGCGCAAGTACGCAACGCGCGCGCTGGGCGGCTTCGTGCTGCTTGTGATTTCGTCGGCCACGGTGTTCCTGTTGTGGTACGCCTTCACCCGCGACGCGGCCCAGATCCAGCCCCTGGTGCCGGCCCTGAAAAGCTGGTGGATGAAGCTGCACGTGCCCGCGAATTTCATCGGCTACGGCACTTTTTCTCTGTCGGCCATGGTGGGGTTTGCCTACCTGATCAAGCAGCATGGCACCACGACGTCGTGGGCCAGGCTGGCGCCGCTGTTCGTGCTGGGCGTGCTGCTGTGCGTCGAGCCCATGGTGTTTCGCACCGATGGCCTGTCGGCCACCTGGATGGTCTATTTCGGGGTGGGCGTGGTCATAGTGGGCGGCATCTTGCTGGGCCGGCGCCGCATCGCCCAGGCGCTGCCGTCGCTGGAGGTGCTGGACGACATCATGTACCGCGCGATTGCCGTCGGTTTCGCCTTTTTCACGGTGGCGACCATCCTGGGGGCGCTGTGGGCCGCCGACGCCTGGGGCGCATACTGGCAATGGGACCCGAAGGAAACCTGGGCCCTGATCGTGTGGCTGAACTACGCCGCGTGGCTGCACATGCGGCTGATGAAAGGCCTGCGCGGGCACCTGGCGGCTTACTGGGCGCTGGTGGGCTTGCTGGTGACCGGATTCGCGTTCCTGGGGGTGAACATGTTCCTTTCGGGTCTGCATTCCTACGGGGAGCTGTAG